The Sebastes fasciatus isolate fSebFas1 chromosome 4, fSebFas1.pri, whole genome shotgun sequence genome window below encodes:
- the LOC141765970 gene encoding neuronal cell adhesion molecule-like isoform X6 encodes MMERRRMDAALLLLFLVHLATALEVPLDLPQPPTITHQSPKDYIIDPRENIIINCEAKGKPHPSFSWTRNGTHFDIDQDPNVTMMPHSGTMEVDISRAKAEHYESVYQCTARNKHGTAVSNNIVVQQPRSPLWSKEKIKPSVVQEGVSLVLPCRPPAGLPPPIIFWMDNNFQRLPQSSRVSQSLNGDLYFSNVLREDSRNDYICYARFPYTQTIQQKQPITVKVLNQDPADERRPTFLIPSGPTSSKMVLRGQVLEMECIAEGLPTPGIKWNKVSGDLPTKRISFLHYNKTLSIVNVSESDAGDYRCIAKNRHGLVHHTIHVTVKAAPYWITGAPRNLVLAPGENGVLTCRASGTPKPSVNWAMNGIPIENSPKDLSRKVEDDTIIFTVVQTGSSAVYQCNVSNDYGYLLSNAFVNVLSEPPRVLTPANKVYQVIKNHLALIDCASFGSPIPKITWFKDSRSSTLDGDPYILHDNGTLEIHIAQAHNSGEYTCVARNSLGIFENHVRLEVKDPTRILKQPEYKVVQRGRPVVFECKVKHDPSLIPTMTWLKDDGELPDDERLIVDSDSLTINDVTENDAGVYTCIMNTTLDHDSASAELTVVEQPDAPTDLELTDQKKRSVQLTWTPGDEHNSPIQKFLIQYEDSLHHRGHWHNLTEVPGTRTTAHLKLSPYIHYTFRVLALNAVGFSRSSFPSRMFKTEPAAPDDNPTGVQGFGTEHDNLVISWKPLTGLQSNGPGLHYKVMWRQKAVDSDWTTVTVANNSKFVVSGTPTFVPYELKVQAVNDHGAGPEPAIAHGYSGEDLPVAAPQNVQAMLLNSTLAEVHWDPVPSKLIRGHLKGYKVYYGRERSLHKHNPHHEEKQMQILTFSGNHTHGMLPGLHPFSHYSFHVRVFNGKGEGPPSDTLTFDTPEGVPGAPTSLVVTNPNLNALTLEWSPPHDRNGRITGYTLKYQPVNNSNELGPVEELALPANKTSVTLENLKYSTRYKFYLNAKTARGAGLATSQEAVTIVDEGNTQTPHPIARSPPRRPPLKVRPSVFGNVSYSFGEDGTLISWEYWGPERNVHVEYAEKISEGEEVWEKEPVNGTQNVMLKGLKGGLSYKVRLVAQGHHDQPPHLSDELLVEVPAVASRQVDIATQGWFIGLMCAIALLILILLIICFIQRNKGGKYPVKEKEDAHTDPEFQPMKDDDCTFGEYSDNEDHKPLKGSRTPSNGTVKRDDSDDSLVDYGEGGDGQFNEDGSFIGQYSGKSASRETAEGHESSEAPSPINAMNSLNSFV; translated from the exons atgatggagaggaggaggatggacgcagcactgctgctgctgttcctggTGCACCTCGCCACTGCGCTGGAGGTCCCACTAGACC TGCCGCAGCCACCGACCATAACTCACCAATCCCCCAAGGATTACATCATCGACCCACGAGAGAACATTATAATCAACTGCGAGGCGAAGGGGAAGCCTCACCCCAG TTTCTCTTGGACCAGAAATGGGACCCACTTTGACATCGACCAGGACCCCAACGTGACCATGATGCCCCACTCTGGGACCATGGAGGTGGACATCAGCAGAGCGAAGGCCGAGCATTACGAGAGCGTGTACCAGTGCACGGCAAGGAACAAACATGGAACTGCTGTTTCCAACAACATAGTCGTACAACAGCCCA GGTCCCCCTTGTGGTCGAAGGAGAAAATCAAGCCGAGCGTTGTTCAGGAGGGCGTGTCCTTGGTGCTACCGTGTCGACCCCCAGCTGGCCTGCCTCCTCCCATCATATTCTGGATGGACAACA ATTTCCAGCGGCTGCCTCAGAGCAGCAGGGTGTCCCAGTCCCTGAACGGAGATCTTTACTTCTCTAATGTGCTCCGAGAGGATTCCCGGAACGACTACATCTGTTACGCCCGCTTCCCGTACACACAAACCATCCAGCAGAAACAACCCATCACCGTCAAGGTCCTCAACC AAGACCCAGCGGATGAGAGGAGGCCGACCTTCCTCATCCCATCTGGTCCCACCAGCTCCAAGATGGTGTTGAGAGGACAGGTGCTGGAGATGGAGTGTATTGCCGAAGGACT GCCCACCCCTGGAATCAAATGGAACAAAGTGAGCGGCGACCTCCCCACCAAGCGCATATCTTTCCTGCACTACAATAAGACCCTAAGCATTGTGAACGTGTCCGAATCTGACGCAGGAGATTACCGCTGCATCGCCAAGAACCGGCATGGCTTGGTGCACCACACCATCCACGTCACGGTCAAAG CTGCTCCATATTGGATCACTGGCGCCCCCAGGAATCTTGTCCTAGCTCCAGGAGAGAACGGCGTGCTGACCTGCAGGGCCAGTGGCACGCCCAAGCCCTCCGTCAACTGGGCTATGAACGGCATCCCCATAGAGA ATTCCCCGAAGGATCTCAGCAGGAAGGTGGAGGACGACACCATCATCTTCACTGTTGTGCAGACTGGATCCAGCGCCGTGTACCAGTGTAACGTCTCCAATGACTACGGTTACCTCCTGTCCAACGCCTTTGTCAATGTGCTCT CGGAGCCGCCTAGAGTGCTGACACCAGCCAACAAAGTCTACCAGGTCATCAAAAACCATTTAGCCCTGATAGACTGCGCCTCCTTCGGGTCACCCATCCCGAAAATTACATG gTTCAAAGACAGTCGGTCCAGCACCCTGGATGGAGACCCTTACATCCTGCACGACAACGGGACTTTAGAGATCCACATAGCTCAAGCCCACAATAGTGGCGAATACACCTGCGTGGCCAGAAACTCCCTCGGTATCTTCGAGAATCACGTCcgtctggaggtcaaag ATCCCACCCGAATCCTGAAGCAGCCGGAGTACAAAGTGGTCCAGAGGGGCCGGCCTGTGGTGTTTGAGTGTAAGGTGAAACACGACCCCTCGCTCATCCCCACCATGACCTGGCTCAAAGACGACGGAGAGCTGCCCGATGATGAGAG ATTAATCGTGGACTCTGACAGCCTCACCATCAATGATGTGACGGAGAATGATGCGGGGGTGTACACCTGCATCATGAACACCACTCTGGACCACGACTCAGCCAGCGCTGAGCTCACTGTTGTCG AGCAACCCGACGCCCCGACTGACCTGGAGCTGACAGACCAGAAAAAGAGGAGCGTTCAGCTCACATGGACCCCTGGAGATGAACACAACAGTCCTATTCAGA AATTTCTGATCCAGTATGAAGACTCGCTGCACCACCGAGGGCACTGGCATAATCTCACCGAGGTCCCTGGAACCAGGACGACAGCTCACCTCAAACTGTCACCCTACATCCACTACACCTTCAGAGTTCTGGCCCTCAACGCTGTGGGCTTCAGCCGCTCCAGTTTCCCGTCCAGGATGTTTAAGACAGAACCTGCAG CTCCAGATGATAACCCAACAGGTGTACAGGGATTTGGAACAGAACATGATAATCTTGTAATCTCATGGAAG CCGCTGACGGGCCTCCAGTCTAACGGTCCAGGGCTTCACTATAAAGTGATGTGGAGGCAGAAGGCGGTGGACAGTGATTGGACCACAGTGACTGTGGCTAACAACTCCAAGTTTGTTGTGTCTGGAACGCCCACATTTGTTCCATATGAGCTAAAAGTTCAGGCAGTGAACGACCATGGAGCTGGACCGGAGCCTGCTATTGCCCACGGCTACTCAGGAGAGGACT TGCCAGTAGCAGCTCCACAAAATGTGCAGGCCATGCTGCTGAACAGCACTCTGGCCGAGGTTCACTGGGATCCTGTGCCCTCTAAATTAATACGAGGACATCTCAAAGGATATAAG GTGTACTACGGGAGGGAGCGCAGCCTCCACAAACACAACCCTCATCACGAGGAGAAGCAGATGCAGATCCTGACCTTCAGTGGGAACCACACCCACGGCATGCTGCCCGGCCTGCACCCCTTCAGCCACTACTCGTTCCACGTCAGGGTCTTTAACGGCAAGGGAGAGGGTCCGCCCAGCGACACCCTGACGTTTGATACACCCGAAGGAG TGCCGGGGGCTCCTACTTCCCTGGTAGTCACCAACCCCAACCTGAACGCTCTGACCCTTGAATGGAGTCCTCCTCATGACCGTAATGGACGCATCACCGGCTACACCCTCAAATATCAGCCAG TCAATAACTCCAATGAGCTGGGCCCAGTGGAGGAGCTGGCCCTGCCCGCCAATAAGACCTCGGTCACTTTGGAAAACCTCAAGTACAGCACACGCTACAAGTTTTATTTGAATGCGAAAACGGCTAGGGGAGCAGGCCTGGCTACTTCTCAGGAAGCTGTCACCATCGTGGATGAAG GAAACACGCAAACCCCTCATCCCATTGCACGGTCTCCTCCACGCCGTCCGCCCCTCAAGG TGCGGCCCAGTGTTTTCGGGAACGTTAGCTACTCGTTCGGCGAGGACGGGACCCTGATCAGTTGGGAGTACTGGGGCCCGGAGAGAAACGTTCATGTAGAATACGCAGAGAAAATCA GTGAAGGTGAAGAGGTGTGGGAGAAAGAGCCTGTGAACGGCACTCAGAATGTTATGCTGAAGGGCTTAAAGGGGGGCCTTTCCTATAAGGTGCGTTTGGTGGCCCAAGGTCACCACGACCAGCCGCCCCACCTCTCTGACGAGCTGTTGGTCGAGGTCCCAG CTGTGGCGAGCAGACAGGTGGACATCGCCACTCAGGGCTGGTTCATTGGCCTCATGTGTGCCATCGCTCTGCTCATCCTGATCCTCCTCATTATCTGCTTCATCCAGAGGAATAAGGGAGGGAAGTACCCTG TCAAAGAAAAGGAGGACGCACACACAGACCCGGAGTTCCAGCCCATGAAAGACGATGACTGTACTTTTGGGGAATACAG TGACAATGAGGACCATAAACCGTTAAAAGGGAGCCGCACGCCGTCTAATGGGACGGTTAAGAGAGACGACAGTGACGACAGTTTAGTTGACTACGGGGAAGGAGGAGACGGACAGTTCAACGAGGACGGCTCGTTTATCGGCCAGTATAGTGGGAAGAGCGCCAGCAGGGAGACTGCTGAGGGCCACGAGAGCTCCGAGGCCCCGTCTCCTATTAACGCCATGAACTCCTTGAACTCATTTGTGTGA
- the LOC141765970 gene encoding neuronal cell adhesion molecule-like isoform X13, which translates to MMERRRMDAALLLLFLVHLATALEVPLDLPQPPTITHQSPKDYIIDPRENIIINCEAKGKPHPSFSWTRNGTHFDIDQDPNVTMMPHSGTMEVDISRAKAEHYESVYQCTARNKHGTAVSNNIVVQQPRSPLWSKEKIKPSVVQEGVSLVLPCRPPAGLPPPIIFWMDNNFQRLPQSSRVSQSLNGDLYFSNVLREDSRNDYICYARFPYTQTIQQKQPITVKVLNLDAINDTMAAFYNDTDLFSEDPADERRPTFLIPSGPTSSKMVLRGQVLEMECIAEGLPTPGIKWNKVSGDLPTKRISFLHYNKTLSIVNVSESDAGDYRCIAKNRHGLVHHTIHVTVKAAPYWITGAPRNLVLAPGENGVLTCRASGTPKPSVNWAMNGIPIENSPKDLSRKVEDDTIIFTVVQTGSSAVYQCNVSNDYGYLLSNAFVNVLSEPPRVLTPANKVYQVIKNHLALIDCASFGSPIPKITWFKDSRSSTLDGDPYILHDNGTLEIHIAQAHNSGEYTCVARNSLGIFENHVRLEVKDPTRILKQPEYKVVQRGRPVVFECKVKHDPSLIPTMTWLKDDGELPDDERLIVDSDSLTINDVTENDAGVYTCIMNTTLDHDSASAELTVVEATPTPAVAYEQPDAPTDLELTDQKKRSVQLTWTPGDEHNSPIQKFLIQYEDSLHHRGHWHNLTEVPGTRTTAHLKLSPYIHYTFRVLALNAVGFSRSSFPSRMFKTEPAAPDDNPTGVQGFGTEHDNLVISWKPLTGLQSNGPGLHYKVMWRQKAVDSDWTTVTVANNSKFVVSGTPTFVPYELKVQAVNDHGAGPEPAIAHGYSGEDLPVAAPQNVQAMLLNSTLAEVHWDPVPSKLIRGHLKGYKVYYGRERSLHKHNPHHEEKQMQILTFSGNHTHGMLPGLHPFSHYSFHVRVFNGKGEGPPSDTLTFDTPEGVPGAPTSLVVTNPNLNALTLEWSPPHDRNGRITGYTLKYQPVNNSNELGPVEELALPANKTSVTLENLKYSTRYKFYLNAKTARGAGLATSQEAVTIVDEALISQHVVDVVTGNTQTPHPIARSPPRRPPLKVRPSVFGNVSYSFGEDGTLISWEYWGPERNVHVEYAEKISEGEEVWEKEPVNGTQNVMLKGLKGGLSYKVRLVAQGHHDQPPHLSDELLVEVPAVASRQVDIATQGWFIGLMCAIALLILILLIICFIQRNKGGKYPVKEKEDAHTDPEFQPMKDDDCTFGEYSDNEDHKPLKGSRTPSNGTVKRDDSDDSLVDYGEGGDGQFNEDGSFIGQYSGKSASRETAEGHESSEAPSPINAMNSLNSFV; encoded by the exons atgatggagaggaggaggatggacgcagcactgctgctgctgttcctggTGCACCTCGCCACTGCGCTGGAGGTCCCACTAGACC TGCCGCAGCCACCGACCATAACTCACCAATCCCCCAAGGATTACATCATCGACCCACGAGAGAACATTATAATCAACTGCGAGGCGAAGGGGAAGCCTCACCCCAG TTTCTCTTGGACCAGAAATGGGACCCACTTTGACATCGACCAGGACCCCAACGTGACCATGATGCCCCACTCTGGGACCATGGAGGTGGACATCAGCAGAGCGAAGGCCGAGCATTACGAGAGCGTGTACCAGTGCACGGCAAGGAACAAACATGGAACTGCTGTTTCCAACAACATAGTCGTACAACAGCCCA GGTCCCCCTTGTGGTCGAAGGAGAAAATCAAGCCGAGCGTTGTTCAGGAGGGCGTGTCCTTGGTGCTACCGTGTCGACCCCCAGCTGGCCTGCCTCCTCCCATCATATTCTGGATGGACAACA ATTTCCAGCGGCTGCCTCAGAGCAGCAGGGTGTCCCAGTCCCTGAACGGAGATCTTTACTTCTCTAATGTGCTCCGAGAGGATTCCCGGAACGACTACATCTGTTACGCCCGCTTCCCGTACACACAAACCATCCAGCAGAAACAACCCATCACCGTCAAGGTCCTCAACC TGGATGCAATCAATGACACAATGGCAGCTTTTTACAATGACACTGATTTATTTAGTG AAGACCCAGCGGATGAGAGGAGGCCGACCTTCCTCATCCCATCTGGTCCCACCAGCTCCAAGATGGTGTTGAGAGGACAGGTGCTGGAGATGGAGTGTATTGCCGAAGGACT GCCCACCCCTGGAATCAAATGGAACAAAGTGAGCGGCGACCTCCCCACCAAGCGCATATCTTTCCTGCACTACAATAAGACCCTAAGCATTGTGAACGTGTCCGAATCTGACGCAGGAGATTACCGCTGCATCGCCAAGAACCGGCATGGCTTGGTGCACCACACCATCCACGTCACGGTCAAAG CTGCTCCATATTGGATCACTGGCGCCCCCAGGAATCTTGTCCTAGCTCCAGGAGAGAACGGCGTGCTGACCTGCAGGGCCAGTGGCACGCCCAAGCCCTCCGTCAACTGGGCTATGAACGGCATCCCCATAGAGA ATTCCCCGAAGGATCTCAGCAGGAAGGTGGAGGACGACACCATCATCTTCACTGTTGTGCAGACTGGATCCAGCGCCGTGTACCAGTGTAACGTCTCCAATGACTACGGTTACCTCCTGTCCAACGCCTTTGTCAATGTGCTCT CGGAGCCGCCTAGAGTGCTGACACCAGCCAACAAAGTCTACCAGGTCATCAAAAACCATTTAGCCCTGATAGACTGCGCCTCCTTCGGGTCACCCATCCCGAAAATTACATG gTTCAAAGACAGTCGGTCCAGCACCCTGGATGGAGACCCTTACATCCTGCACGACAACGGGACTTTAGAGATCCACATAGCTCAAGCCCACAATAGTGGCGAATACACCTGCGTGGCCAGAAACTCCCTCGGTATCTTCGAGAATCACGTCcgtctggaggtcaaag ATCCCACCCGAATCCTGAAGCAGCCGGAGTACAAAGTGGTCCAGAGGGGCCGGCCTGTGGTGTTTGAGTGTAAGGTGAAACACGACCCCTCGCTCATCCCCACCATGACCTGGCTCAAAGACGACGGAGAGCTGCCCGATGATGAGAG ATTAATCGTGGACTCTGACAGCCTCACCATCAATGATGTGACGGAGAATGATGCGGGGGTGTACACCTGCATCATGAACACCACTCTGGACCACGACTCAGCCAGCGCTGAGCTCACTGTTGTCG AGGCCACACCAACTCCAGCTGTTGCCTACG AGCAACCCGACGCCCCGACTGACCTGGAGCTGACAGACCAGAAAAAGAGGAGCGTTCAGCTCACATGGACCCCTGGAGATGAACACAACAGTCCTATTCAGA AATTTCTGATCCAGTATGAAGACTCGCTGCACCACCGAGGGCACTGGCATAATCTCACCGAGGTCCCTGGAACCAGGACGACAGCTCACCTCAAACTGTCACCCTACATCCACTACACCTTCAGAGTTCTGGCCCTCAACGCTGTGGGCTTCAGCCGCTCCAGTTTCCCGTCCAGGATGTTTAAGACAGAACCTGCAG CTCCAGATGATAACCCAACAGGTGTACAGGGATTTGGAACAGAACATGATAATCTTGTAATCTCATGGAAG CCGCTGACGGGCCTCCAGTCTAACGGTCCAGGGCTTCACTATAAAGTGATGTGGAGGCAGAAGGCGGTGGACAGTGATTGGACCACAGTGACTGTGGCTAACAACTCCAAGTTTGTTGTGTCTGGAACGCCCACATTTGTTCCATATGAGCTAAAAGTTCAGGCAGTGAACGACCATGGAGCTGGACCGGAGCCTGCTATTGCCCACGGCTACTCAGGAGAGGACT TGCCAGTAGCAGCTCCACAAAATGTGCAGGCCATGCTGCTGAACAGCACTCTGGCCGAGGTTCACTGGGATCCTGTGCCCTCTAAATTAATACGAGGACATCTCAAAGGATATAAG GTGTACTACGGGAGGGAGCGCAGCCTCCACAAACACAACCCTCATCACGAGGAGAAGCAGATGCAGATCCTGACCTTCAGTGGGAACCACACCCACGGCATGCTGCCCGGCCTGCACCCCTTCAGCCACTACTCGTTCCACGTCAGGGTCTTTAACGGCAAGGGAGAGGGTCCGCCCAGCGACACCCTGACGTTTGATACACCCGAAGGAG TGCCGGGGGCTCCTACTTCCCTGGTAGTCACCAACCCCAACCTGAACGCTCTGACCCTTGAATGGAGTCCTCCTCATGACCGTAATGGACGCATCACCGGCTACACCCTCAAATATCAGCCAG TCAATAACTCCAATGAGCTGGGCCCAGTGGAGGAGCTGGCCCTGCCCGCCAATAAGACCTCGGTCACTTTGGAAAACCTCAAGTACAGCACACGCTACAAGTTTTATTTGAATGCGAAAACGGCTAGGGGAGCAGGCCTGGCTACTTCTCAGGAAGCTGTCACCATCGTGGATGAAG CTCTAATATCACAGCATGTCGTAGATGTGGTCACAG GAAACACGCAAACCCCTCATCCCATTGCACGGTCTCCTCCACGCCGTCCGCCCCTCAAGG TGCGGCCCAGTGTTTTCGGGAACGTTAGCTACTCGTTCGGCGAGGACGGGACCCTGATCAGTTGGGAGTACTGGGGCCCGGAGAGAAACGTTCATGTAGAATACGCAGAGAAAATCA GTGAAGGTGAAGAGGTGTGGGAGAAAGAGCCTGTGAACGGCACTCAGAATGTTATGCTGAAGGGCTTAAAGGGGGGCCTTTCCTATAAGGTGCGTTTGGTGGCCCAAGGTCACCACGACCAGCCGCCCCACCTCTCTGACGAGCTGTTGGTCGAGGTCCCAG CTGTGGCGAGCAGACAGGTGGACATCGCCACTCAGGGCTGGTTCATTGGCCTCATGTGTGCCATCGCTCTGCTCATCCTGATCCTCCTCATTATCTGCTTCATCCAGAGGAATAAGGGAGGGAAGTACCCTG TCAAAGAAAAGGAGGACGCACACACAGACCCGGAGTTCCAGCCCATGAAAGACGATGACTGTACTTTTGGGGAATACAG TGACAATGAGGACCATAAACCGTTAAAAGGGAGCCGCACGCCGTCTAATGGGACGGTTAAGAGAGACGACAGTGACGACAGTTTAGTTGACTACGGGGAAGGAGGAGACGGACAGTTCAACGAGGACGGCTCGTTTATCGGCCAGTATAGTGGGAAGAGCGCCAGCAGGGAGACTGCTGAGGGCCACGAGAGCTCCGAGGCCCCGTCTCCTATTAACGCCATGAACTCCTTGAACTCATTTGTGTGA